GTCACTTTAAATCTGATTTTTTCTAAATGCATTTTTCATCTTTATAAGTTATGGTCCATTGGCCAAAATTGGTGAAAACAATCAAACCATGTATTATTTAGGCCATGCTTTTAAGTGAATCCCTTActatttttcatacaataagGACATGCTACCTTTTCAGTCATCATCCAACTAGACAGCACCTCGTATGCACGAAAATCATTAATAGTCAACATTAAAGAAGAATGCACACCAAAATTATGCTTAGTTGATATATCATAAGTCAAAGAGCCTTTAAACAACAATTCTTTGAGCTCATCTATCAATGGTTGTAGATAGACATCAATCAAAAAATTTTATCACAGAGACTTGAAATAACACAACTTAGAAAGATGTAGGGGCTCGTCCACATTTTAGGTGGAAGATTATATGGAGTAAGAAATACCAGCTAGCATGAATAGGCGAAGCAACATTAGATAATGATGTAAATTCATCTGCACACAACCCTAATCTAACATTTCTTTGTTCACTAGTAAATTTAGGGTATACGTTATCAAAATGTGTccttcttcatcatcatatgAATGAGGCAAAACACCTGGTAGCCTACTATATTAATGATATAATCTCATATGTGTTGAAAGACTCATCGATGCATACAAAGTATTTAACTTATAAATAAGAGGTACAAAATGCATCTCTTAATAGGGACAATATTTCTGGTCGGAGTTCTCTTATAATGAGTATGTCCACCAAacttacaattttttaattcactATCAGTCTTGTAAACAACATGCATCCATTAACACAATAATGAATTCTACTAGTGCTTTGTATGATAGAAGTTCTTAGGTATGTTAAGCTCCGAATTATCTAATTTCCCCAAAAGATCAACTATTGAGTCCATAGCTGCATTAGGAACATTCCATctgattaaatttttattaatctaACCGTAAAAGACAAGGAAATATGCGGACTCGATTTACATAGTGAACGAATAGACTCTTCTAATTGATCATAGAAGCGTCTTTCTTCTTTATTAAgagattcatcaaaatatttttcgggTTCCATCCCACATTGAATCCCAAAAGCATCATTGATCATTTTATGAAACCTATCACATTCAACCTGATGATTTTATGAATCTTATCGCATTCAACCCTATCATCATGTTCAACCCTAATATGACAATGTGGTGCAGgcatattatattcatccaCAGGCATCGAACTACAAAACATATTACTCAATCCATCTTTTTCTCCATGATCAATCCATACAAAATCTCTAGGCTTAAATTCGTTGCGATATAAATGAACCATGATTGTATCtggttcaaaaaaatttaaacaccTACATGCACTACAAGCTCACCTAACCAATTcattattcttaaaaatatcaAGTGTCATTGTATGTTCAATAAAATTTCTAACACCGTCAATAAACTCAGCCTTCAAACCACCACCAATTGCACAATGTATATTATACATCCACAAACGATGATTCATCTACAAATATATAGatattcaattatattaataaatttaataataaatttactacattaaattaatttatattgttaatataAATGCTACATTTCAAGATCTATAAAGTTaaagcttaattaattaatggatactaattaattaaattcaagtTCTAGTTAAGTtcacaattaattttatattcctAACTAAGTTTTAaagttattataaattaattaagttcaataaagttcaaattaatttaagttCAAATTAATTTAGGTCAATAAGATTTTCAAGTACttcaaaattctaattaaattaaaaaattctaataaagttaaaaatttagtTCTAATTAATTAAGGTCAACAACATTTTAAGTTCAAGTTATAGTACATTtaagttataattaattataagttCGAATTGAAATCCCTAAAATCCCATATTCATACTAGCTAGCTAGTGCTAAAAttccaaatttaaattatttgtcctaaaatctcaaatataattcaaacttgtcccaaatttaaaattctaactagtattaaaattacaaattcaaagtactcctaaaattaaaaaaatcatactaGTGCTAAAATCCTAAATTCAAACTATTAGacctaaaatttgaaatatatttcaaactagtcctaaatattaaattcaaactactcttaaaatcacaaattcaaaCTATTCCTAAAATCTTAAATCAAACTAAcgctaaaatttcaaattcaaactagCTAGTCTTAAAATCtcaaatataattcaaactagtcctaaattcaaaatttagtcTAGTcttaaaatcacaaattcaaGCTAGTCCTAAAATTTCAAAGTCTAACTAGTGCTCAAATCGCAAATTCAAACCAATCTTACAATCCCAAAATCAAACTAATTAACTGTaaaaatacttcaattcaaACAAATCCTAAGATAACCGTAATAATCTCTACAATCCAAACTAACaatcaataaatacaaattaaataaaataattacaattaaattaactaccaaacacaaaatatacctcaaattaaaaaacattttgatgaataattaaaCCCTAACCTTAAAGGAGAAGGAGAGATTGAACAGGAGAAACGAGTGGGACAACTGGTTCGGTAGCAACTGCAACGACAGCTATGACTCACGATGACAGCAACGCGCGGTGGCAGCGGCAGATCAACGAGGATTGGAGAGAAGGAGGAGAGGAGGAGGAGATATTGGAGAAATGGggaaatggggggggggggggggggtgaatCATATCTCTCTGTATTTAATGAAAAGAGACAGATATCGTCTCTATGTCCGtcgcttttttaaaaaatagttgacCAATATTTTGACCAAAAATTTGCAAACTAAGAGACACTGTCCGTcgctttttaaaaatagttgacCATGTATTTTGATCAAAAAGTGACAGACAAAAAGATGTTGTACGTCGCTATCGTATACATGACTCTAGCTTTGTATTTccttagttcttgaattacacatgttacgtcatatattttagacacttcagatatacatgactcagttataaatgcataattaccagattaattgttgcattcccattttgcatgttcaattttgagctatccagtatttacagaaattcatatatagtcagttaatttacaaaattcattgggagtagcataataccgagttggactggGGTTTTGCCTACCCAATAGTCACAACACTACTAGccgagtaggttgtaagtcccctctgcgggcaatcagtttagtgatcacgccagcatgcctttatacctttgatagggtatattgggtcctctcgatggggcgtatacatcagactccacattaggccatgtggttttattattgattattagtagctcccacagttcagtcagactctctacattgaccatttatccgtatattcagtatttagtttccgcatgttataaattggtcattgcatccagttaacTAAGAAATTagcacatcacgttcagattattatacttttttgtgcttgttcatttatgttttatttcagctttactctatcctacattctcagtacctttcaagtactgacgcatacgtgcgctacattttctcgtgatgtaggttcaggttctcagcatagATCAATTTTCTCGAACTCCaattcagcagattcagtggtgagtcctcattcttcgaggacaacagtcatgagtttcatttcagtcttttgtaatttagtttcagtttttgctagatttagctggggcttgtcccagtatttctagtctagtttagaggctattttcagacatagttagattcagcttagtattgagttaatatctgttttgtattaaactcattgttatCAAATATCTAAGTTATAGATTataggtattccccatcttttcattttaagtatgatttagcttccgcaacagtttattatcttagTGTGTTCATGATCATgctagcagggttagcttgggatcacttgtggtcctaggttttgtgtccgcgtctcgggggtaattcggggcatgacaaaacttggtatttgagcactaggttcaagagtcctaagaTGTCTGAAAAagtcgcactaagtagagtcattttcatgggtgtgaagtgcaccgcATCTAATGTTCGGGAGGCTGTAAACTGTTTTAGGATAAACTTCACTTTTTTGTTACTGTTAtcatgcgtaaggtatgattagattccattctaacttgacgttGTGCGCTTAAGATCATTCCTTCTTGTAGAGCTTAGGCATGGAATGCTAATGCACACAATGCTAACGTAGTTCCTCTAGTACCAATTGAGGAAGTTCAAATGCAGAGTTTCAGAATTCCAATTCAGCTTTGggctcagagtatgaccaacCAGAATAATCAACAGGTTGAAGTTCCTAGTAAAAAAAATGATCGATCAGTGGCACaaagtttgtgattttgttaggatgaatccgtcAAAGTTTTTAAGGTCGCATGTTGGTAAGGACCAACAGAAGTTCATTGATaagatcaagaaaatatttggtgtgatgtcAGTAACTGGTAGTGATATGTGAGATTGGCATCCTTCAAAGtcaaggatgtgactcacatatggttcactcagTGGAAAGACAACGGACATCACTTTGTCTTTAATAACTCAgtatagcagtccaattcagtgttagtcctgaaactctctcagaacctttgTTGGTCTCTACTCTAGTCGGTGACCCAGTTACACCTAGATGGGTATACAGAAATTACCCTGTCACAGTATCTcaaaaagtcacctcagcaaatctagtagagttagaaatggtagacttcgatgtcattctaaccatggattggttacactcatgttatgcctcattcgattgtagaactaggattgttcattttcagtttccagatgaaccaatcttagaatggaagggtagtagcctagcgcctatgggttgatttatttcttaccttaaggccagaaagatgatatctaagggttatctctatcatgtAGTTCGGGCTAAGTATGCTAGACTTGAAACCTCATCTCTTAAGTCAGTTCCAATAGTCTTTGAATTTCcagaagtatttccaaaagatcttcccCGGGTTCCTCtcgaaagggaaatcgactttggaattgatctccttccagatacccagcctattccCATTCCTCCTTGCAGAATGTCTCCAGcaaagcttaaggaattgaatgAGCATTtaaaagaccttctagataagggcttcatcagaccaagtatttcaccatggggtgcaccagtgttgttcgtaaagaagaaagatggttctcttagaatgtgcattgactatagatagTTGAACAAAGTCACAATCacgaataagtatcccatccccaggattgatgacttatttgaacaacttcagggtgctagtcatttctcaaagatagaccttagatcgggttatcatcaactcagagtcagagatagtgacattctaAAAACAGtcttcagaactcggtatggtcattatgaatttgtagttatgtcgtttggactaaccaatgctcctgcagctttcatggatttgatgaacagagtgttcaaacactacttagacttgttcattatcatcttcattgatgatatcctcatttactctaggagtgaggaagaacatgcaagtcattttagagttgttctgcagactctcaaagatcgccaattattcgctaagtttagtaaatgtgagcttttgttgaaatttgttgctttccttggtcgtATTATATCTAGAGAAGGGATCCGCgtagattcacaaaagatagaagcagtgaaacaattgACAAGACCTGCCTCTACTACAGATATCAGatgtttcttaggtctagcagtTTATTaaagaaggttcgtggaaggattttcatccatagcctcaccattgactaggttgacttagAATTTGGTCAAGTTCCAAtagtcagatgattgtgagaaaagcttcgcaGAATTGgaaactagattgactagagCTCCTGTCTTGagtctaccagagggttcaaattgttatgtgatctattgcgatgcatccagagttggccttggttgtgtgttgatgcaaagagataaggttatatcttatgcctctagaaagcttaaggtgcatgagaataactatccaactcatgacctagagcttgcagcagtggtgtttgcactcaagatatggagacactacttgtatggtgttcatgtagatgtgttcaccgatcataagagccttcagtatgtgttcacctagaaacagttgaatctttgccagaggagatggcttgagttccttaaagattatgatatgagtgtgcattatcatcttGGAAAGGTGAATATAGTGgtgatgctcttagtagattatctatgggtagtgtaacccatgttgaggaaaacagaaaggagctagtgaaggatgttcacaggcttgctcgcttgggagttcgccttatgagcatatcagacagcgGTGTAACAGTACAGAATGGGGCTGAatcgtctttggtagtggaggttaagcaAAAGTAAGAGAGTGATCCgatcttgcttgaactaaagggtgcactcaacaatcagagagtggaggttttcttccaagggggagatggtgtactttgcTACTAAGGAAGATtttgtgttcctgatgtgggagagttgaggcagcatattcttgcagatgctcataactccaggtattctattcatccacgtgccactaagatgtactgCAATCTgagggaagtctattggtggaatggcatgaagagagatatagcagattttgttagtaaatgccccaattgccagcaagtcaagatagaacatcagaaacccagaggtatgactcaagagatcgatattcctacttggaagtgggatgtgataaatatggatttcatcacagggttaccttgtactcgcagacagcatgactcaatttgggtgatagttgataggatgactaagtcttctcactttttggcggtcaagactacataatcggcagaggactatgccaagctttaccctactgaaattgtgaggtagcatggggttcctttgtctatcatctcagatagaggtcctcagtttacctctcatttctagaagtcatttcaaaaaggtcttggtactcaagttaaccttagtacaacatttcatccacagacggatgggcAGGCAGACTTTTATTGTGTCCTTGTGTGCCACATTTGCTACAAGTCATTACAGCACCTCTTTTGCTCAACTTTCCAATTTTTCCGCTTTCATCTGCTTCCTTTCTTCTAACCTTAACTGGTCTTCCATGCAACTTTCTGATCTTTGGTGGCTTTACAATTGGATTATTTGAGGTTGACCACATTTTCATGTTATTCATTGGCTGAATAAAATGGGCATATGTGCTGAGGTAGGTTTCCTTGCTATAACAGCTAGCCACATAATGGATTGGTTCCAAGTTTTTGTAATGAAGGGCAGCAACACCATGAGGACAAGGAATTCCACTAAGCTGTCAGGATCTGCAACTACACCTCCTATTAACAATGTCCACAGTGTGTGTAAACCCATGGTGTTTAATCTCAAAACCTCTTTCTCCATTCCAAGTCAAGTTACATTGCATAGACTTTTGAATgttttcttgcaaaatcttcAAAGATATAGGAGATATATCAGTGATCCAAGTGTTTGAGAACTCTCTCAAATCACCAATTCTTTTCATCATCTTCACCCTTATCTCCTCAAACATTGTAATGATGGTTTTATACCTTGCAGACACTATCCAAGCATTAAAGCTTTCTGCCATATTGTTGTCCACAACATCACATTGCTATATTCTTCAAAATACTTCTTGCACCATGTATTCTACCATAAAAGATTATCTAAACCTTCTTGTCCTAATTTCCTCATTGTCTCTATATTGTCCTTCATCTCAGCTTCAAATGTGGATTTAGAAATCCTCCAAAACACTCTTCTTCTTTCAACTCCTTTCCAATTTTTTGACCAATTTGCAATAACATGTCTTGCACATTTTCTATGTTCAACAAGTGGCAATAAAGTATCCACAGCAATTTCTAGTCCCTAACATACCAACATAACagaaaaagaatcaattaaAGTGCAAAactcaacaacaataaaatagtaAGATGGATATCAGTAATTACCTTTTGCATATCACTAATGATGGATAGTTGATGCCCTTCTCCAAGTTCAAGATCATTCTTTACTAGTTCAAGAAACCATGTCCAGGTATACTGATTCTCAACCTCAACAACTGCCCAAGCAATAGGGAGCATTTGGTTGTTTCCATCTCTACAAACTGCCACTAACAACTGGCCTTTACACACACCTTTGAGAAAACACCCATCAAAACCAATCAACCTTCTAGCACCTCCAAAAAATGCTTTCTTTAAAGCATTGAAGCAAACATAAAATCCTTCAAAAAATTTCTGCCTAGTTTCAGAATCTTCTCCAACCTTCACTACACAAGTACTACCTGGATTACTCCTTAATATTTCATCTCTATAATCAAAAATCCTACCATACTCCACAATGTGATCACCCATGATCTCTTGTAACACTCTAGCCCTAGCTCTTCTCACTGTTGTCCTACCAACATTAATATCCAACTCCTTTCTAATAATGTCCTGCAACAAGACAATTTGGCTGTTGAGTTATTCTTTCTTTGTATTTGGTGGCCGAAAACTTTGAGTTGCACAGGTAGTTATGAGTTGATGTCAAACATTTATGGATAGGGTTGTATGTTTTCACAATGAAATCTCCACTAGTTTTATCCTTACTTGCACACAACAACCAAGGACAACTCTCTTTACAACATCTCACTCTAACTCTGCCAGGCtcatttacatatttttcaatttgaatatgTTCTTGGGTTGCATATTTTGTCACTGCCACTCTAAATTCTTCAACAGTTCCAAAAACCAGTCCTAATTCCCAAACAATCTTTTCAGCAGTTGTATCAAACACAACTCTATTTGGGGTTTTCTTCCTCCTAACAGGTTTATGCACTACCTGATCAACCTCTTCACCATCTATTTCAAAGTTAGGAACTTCATCTCTTAGATAATAAGGTTCATCACCTCCTAGCTTACCAACTAAGCTTTCCCTAATACCATTATTTGTCTCATCATACCCTATATCTGGACCTTTCTCATTAACATTAATCTGATCTGAAGTAGTTCCCCTACTTCTCCTTTGTGACCTTTTGAAATGCCTCTTGGTTGCCCTTATATCTACATACTCTTGATGAACATCACTGTCAACCTTAGTATCTTCACTAGTATCCCCTTCAGATCCTGATTCATCTTCCACTTCATCATCAGTTGGATCATCATCTATTATAGGATAATCAGATGAAGGAGGAGGCACAATAGAAGGAGATGGTGGAGGCACAGTAGAAGACTGAGCTTCAAATGGAGTGCTGGAAGTTTCAGAAGGACCAGTTGTAGGGATGGAAGGAAAAGTAGAAGTAGGAGGCTGATTATTAGGGTTAGAAGTCTCATTAAAAGATTCCTCACCTACCCCACTTTCAGTCACATGGGGGACAAACTCCAATCCAAGTGGGGCCTGATTAGCTTCACTAACCCCATGAAAAACATACACCTCCACTGTATCCCCATCATTCATCATAttgaaaagggtcaaatataaCCTTATCATTATCAACAAGGACCAATAACCCATCCCACTTGATGAAAAAATCACAATCTATTGTATATCCTAGTTCCTTTATGTAGTCCCTCAACTCAAAATAAGACATCCTATCAACATCTACATCTAGGAATTCTGTCACATGCCCCCCAATATATTTAGGTGGTAGACCAAATTCTATTTCCCCCCATGATACCATCTTAAAGTTATAAGAGTAAAAGTCATCCTGAAAAatcatgtaacaacaacaaacacaatTCAAACACACATTTCAATAACTAACTCTAACAAGTTGTACACAACAAACATAATCactaacaaacaacaacaacagaaaCACTAACTAACAAAAGTAGAATAAAGCACTAACATTAAGCTTTAACAGTACTAACAGAACAAAAACACTAACAATAGCAGTTATTAGTATACAAATTGAAGTCTACAAATGTATAAGAGACAAATAATAAGATTCGAACTAAGTGGATAACATCTAACCCTAACctaaaacacaatcacaaaacCCTGATCACTAACAGTTGCACTAAGTCAATAACACAATACCCTACACTAAGTCGATTACCCAACATACTCAAAAATATCCTAACAATGGCAACTGTAGGAGGTCTATTCTAACACTTCTACAATATAATAATCCATAAAATGAGAATAATCGAGAAAAAAAGTGCAGATTTTAGAACCCTAACCTATTAGACCTTCAATCTCCAAGAATCTTCACAAATACACA
This DNA window, taken from Solanum lycopersicum chromosome 5, SLM_r2.1, encodes the following:
- the LOC138348832 gene encoding uncharacterized protein, with the translated sequence MGDHIVEYGRIFDYRDEILRSNPGSTCVVKVGEDSETRQKFFEGFYVCFNALKKAFFGGARRLIGFDGCFLKGVCKGQLLVAVCRDGNNQMLPIAWAVVEVENQYTWTWFLELVKNDLELGEGHQLSIISDMQKGLEIAVDTLLPLVEHRKCARHVIANWSKNWKGVERRRVFWRISKSTFEAEMKDNIETMRKLGQEESFNAWIVSARYKTIITMFEEIRLSGIPCPHGVAALHYKNLEPIHYVASCYSKETYLSTYAHFIQPMNNMKMWSTSNNPIVKPPKIRKLHGRPVKVRRKEADESGKIGKLSKRGAVMTCSKCGTQGHNKSLPAHPSVDEMLY
- the LOC104647435 gene encoding uncharacterized protein, translated to MGYWSLLIMIRLYLTLFNMMNDGDTVEVYVFHGVSEANQAPLGLEFVPHVTESGVGEESFNETSNPNNQPPTSTFPSIPTTGPSETSSTPFEAQSSTVPPPSPSIVPPPSSDYPIIDDDPTDDEVEDESGSEGDTSEDTKVDSDVHQEYVDIRATKRHFKRSQRRSRGTTSDQINVNEKGPDIGYDETNNGIRESLVGKLGGDEPYYLRDEVPNFEIDGEEVDQVVHKPVRRKKTPNRVVFDTTAEKIVWELGLVFGTVEEFRVAVTKYATQEHIQIEKYVNEPGRVRVRCCKESCPWLLCASKDKTSGDFIVKTYNPIHKCLTSTHNYLCNSKFSATKYKERITQQPNCLVAGHY